One segment of Triticum aestivum cultivar Chinese Spring chromosome 2A, IWGSC CS RefSeq v2.1, whole genome shotgun sequence DNA contains the following:
- the LOC123191055 gene encoding uncharacterized protein isoform X1 — MVEDWNDLQEMLLPLHVILLMDRLQWWDLTREAAIYLIQLQYAPGSSLGVLTTSAESRIRVGNGDELLAFSTDLKGFSNTGSQISASVAPEGKSVVCVCL, encoded by the exons ATGGTTGAAGACTGGAATGATCTGCAAGAGATGTTGTTACCGCTGCATGTTATTCTTCTGATGGACAG GTTGCAATGGTGGGATCTCACAAGGGAAGCTGCCATTTATTTGATACAACTG CAGTATGCTCCAGGAAGCTCCTTGGGAGTCCTGACTACTTCTGCAGAGTCAAGAATCCGTGTTGGTAATGGCGATGAGCTTCTCGCCTTCTCCACAGATTTAAAG GGGTTCAGCAATACCGGAAGCCAAATCTCAGCATCTGTAGCTCCAGAGGGGAAATCTGTAGTCTGTGTGTGCCTGTGA
- the LOC123191055 gene encoding uncharacterized protein isoform X2 → MVEDWNDLQEMLLPLHVILLMDRLQWWDLTREAAIYLIQLYAPGSSLGVLTTSAESRIRVGNGDELLAFSTDLKGFSNTGSQISASVAPEGKSVVCVCL, encoded by the exons ATGGTTGAAGACTGGAATGATCTGCAAGAGATGTTGTTACCGCTGCATGTTATTCTTCTGATGGACAG GTTGCAATGGTGGGATCTCACAAGGGAAGCTGCCATTTATTTGATACAACTG TATGCTCCAGGAAGCTCCTTGGGAGTCCTGACTACTTCTGCAGAGTCAAGAATCCGTGTTGGTAATGGCGATGAGCTTCTCGCCTTCTCCACAGATTTAAAG GGGTTCAGCAATACCGGAAGCCAAATCTCAGCATCTGTAGCTCCAGAGGGGAAATCTGTAGTCTGTGTGTGCCTGTGA
- the LOC123191054 gene encoding dof zinc finger protein DOF2.2, with amino-acid sequence MAPASASLLPAAGAKRPFAADSAPDVAEQEQPLAQEEAVTKKNGQSEQPKLECPRCSSTDTKFCYYNNYSTAQPRHYCRTCRRYWTQGGTLRKVPVGGACRRGSGSSSKRRRSSAEPHTPSSDSTPPPQPEQQDTVPMLPVFPFLTDGGPVFLPQFDLGLGGFPWTTPAATDNLYDSLAPWAACDGALAPTGAWEGFGGLELTWPPSPPPAAGN; translated from the exons ATGGCTCCAGCTTCCGCCtcgctcctccccgccgccggcgccaAGCGCCCCTTCGCCGCCGACTCCGCCCCTGACGTTGCTGAGCAAGAGCAGCCACTCGCGCAG GAGGAAGCGGTGACCAAGAAGAACGGCCAGAGCGAGCAGCCGAAGCTGGAGTGCCCGCGGTGTAGCTCCACCGACACCAAGTTCTGCTACTACAACAACTACAGCACGGCGCAGCCGCGCCACTACTGCCGCACCTGCCGCCGCTACTGGACGCAAGGCGGCACGCTGCGCAAGGTCCCCGTCGGTGGCGCCTGCCGCCGCggctccggcagcagcagcaagcgcCGCAGGTCCTCCGCCGAGCCCCACACGCCCTCCTCCGACTCGACGCCACCGCCGCAGCCAGAACAGCAGGACACGGTCCCCATGCTGCCGGTCTTCCCGTTCCTCACCGACGGCGGCCCCGTCTTCCTGCCGCAGTTCGACCTCGGGCTCGGCGGCTTCCCGTGGACGACGCCGGCGGCCACAGACAACCTCTACGACAGTCTCGCGCCGTGGGCTGCCTGCGACGGCGCGCTCGCCCCCACCGGCGCATGGGAGGGCTTCGGTGGCCTCGAGCTCACCTGGCCACCGTCACCACCCCCGGCGGCCGGCAACTGA